Proteins encoded together in one Mycobacterium sp. MS1601 window:
- a CDS encoding helix-turn-helix transcriptional regulator, protein MIEAWPLTGRDEEIAMISELATSCEWRGILLAGQAGVGKTRLAREAVAVAVDAGWTVRRIAATASSRCIHLGAFAQWIEDAEGPPLAMAHRVITALTAGADGRRLLVSIDDAHQLDELSALVVHQLVLQRSAVVIVTVRSGAPAPESVTALWKEGLLRRIELQPLSRSESAALLAAGLGLPPDQDCMDRMWRLSAGNALFLRQLVDQEQQAGRLVAHRGRCRWVGSAEVTPSLVELVERQIGAVSDPVRAVVDLVAVAEPLDYACLAGLAEQSAIEEADQRGLIRASGDVVLVGHPIYAEIRMKQCGPLKLRRLRGLVAGALTGESDPATKLRRGLLWMESDLRPDRQVLTSAAAAASMLLDFELAARLSSAAEDARVHRAYNLVLSQQGDVAAQVINTIASEDAPQSDFINDVVLRAANLLWNARSPQESWDVIEEGLACATGPRRGQLLAFRANQLMLAVRPADVVAMMTTADYGALDEYGQAVRLCCETSALAEVGRTADAITTSTACNTVLSSMQQGSFLGEARVEFHSFALAIAGHVRESRLVADDHLIACAAGPSSARALAAAVAGSAALAAGDLPRALELLPSESAADDPDNVLANSFFRFHLLRTQVLARLGDVAAAERAWQEAQADRHPAYVLVELNALLASAWLSAGRQQLAEARRLARRAVEFTCAHGQLAREVLCLQTLVQFDDSTVAERLAELATVVDGPRAPLTARYARALGDDDAVQLETVSTEFEEIGDLLTAADVAAQAASAHRRAGRVGSALTAAGRAATLATRCGNAISPALRAATITLPFTRREHEVAILVAQGMSNREIAEAVSLSVRTVEGHIYRASCKAGVVTRAELASVINRSVCAPVSAI, encoded by the coding sequence GTGATCGAGGCATGGCCACTGACCGGCCGGGACGAGGAGATCGCCATGATCTCCGAGCTGGCAACCAGTTGTGAATGGCGTGGGATTCTGCTGGCAGGACAGGCTGGCGTGGGCAAGACCAGGCTGGCCCGCGAAGCCGTCGCCGTGGCCGTCGATGCCGGCTGGACCGTACGTCGCATTGCAGCTACAGCAAGCAGTCGCTGTATTCATCTGGGCGCATTCGCCCAGTGGATCGAAGATGCCGAAGGTCCACCCCTGGCGATGGCGCACCGGGTCATCACCGCCTTGACCGCAGGCGCCGACGGACGCCGGTTGTTGGTCTCGATCGACGACGCGCACCAACTGGACGAGCTGTCGGCGCTGGTGGTGCATCAACTGGTGCTGCAGCGATCGGCAGTCGTGATCGTCACCGTGCGCTCCGGCGCACCCGCGCCGGAGTCCGTGACCGCCCTGTGGAAAGAAGGGCTGCTGCGCCGAATCGAACTGCAACCACTGTCGCGCTCGGAGTCCGCTGCGCTGCTGGCAGCGGGGCTCGGCCTGCCCCCGGACCAGGACTGCATGGACCGGATGTGGCGGCTGAGTGCGGGAAACGCGCTCTTCCTGCGTCAACTGGTCGATCAGGAGCAGCAGGCGGGCCGGCTTGTTGCGCATCGAGGCCGGTGCCGATGGGTCGGCAGCGCCGAGGTGACGCCGTCTCTGGTCGAGTTGGTGGAGCGCCAGATCGGTGCAGTCTCCGACCCGGTGCGCGCCGTTGTCGACCTGGTTGCGGTCGCCGAACCGCTGGACTATGCCTGCCTGGCAGGGCTTGCCGAGCAGTCGGCCATCGAAGAAGCCGATCAGCGGGGCCTGATCCGGGCGTCGGGTGACGTGGTGCTCGTCGGTCACCCGATCTACGCGGAGATCCGGATGAAGCAGTGTGGCCCGCTCAAGCTGCGCCGGCTCCGTGGTCTGGTTGCCGGCGCCTTGACGGGGGAGTCGGATCCGGCCACCAAGCTGCGCCGCGGTCTGCTCTGGATGGAATCTGACCTGCGGCCCGACAGACAGGTGCTGACGTCCGCGGCCGCCGCAGCCAGCATGCTTCTCGACTTCGAGCTGGCCGCGCGGCTGTCCAGCGCGGCCGAGGATGCGCGCGTACACCGCGCCTACAACCTGGTGCTATCCCAGCAGGGCGACGTGGCGGCACAGGTCATCAACACCATCGCGTCCGAGGACGCACCACAGTCGGACTTCATCAATGACGTGGTGCTGCGCGCCGCGAATCTGCTGTGGAACGCGCGTTCGCCACAGGAATCCTGGGACGTCATAGAGGAGGGTCTTGCGTGCGCCACCGGACCGCGTCGCGGACAGCTACTGGCCTTCCGTGCCAACCAGCTGATGCTCGCGGTCCGGCCTGCGGATGTGGTGGCGATGATGACCACGGCGGACTACGGGGCGCTCGATGAGTATGGCCAGGCTGTTCGGCTGTGTTGCGAGACATCGGCTTTGGCGGAGGTGGGGCGGACGGCTGATGCCATCACGACGTCCACCGCCTGCAATACCGTGCTGAGTTCGATGCAGCAGGGCAGCTTCCTCGGCGAGGCTCGTGTGGAGTTCCACTCTTTCGCCCTGGCCATCGCAGGACACGTCCGGGAGTCGCGCCTGGTGGCCGATGATCATCTGATCGCTTGTGCCGCAGGGCCGTCCAGTGCGCGCGCGTTGGCTGCTGCGGTGGCAGGTTCGGCCGCTCTGGCGGCGGGAGACCTACCCCGGGCACTTGAGCTGCTCCCATCCGAAAGCGCGGCCGACGACCCTGACAACGTACTGGCGAACAGCTTCTTCCGTTTCCACCTGCTGCGCACCCAGGTGCTGGCCCGCCTCGGTGACGTCGCCGCGGCCGAGCGGGCGTGGCAGGAAGCTCAGGCCGATCGCCATCCTGCCTACGTTCTGGTGGAGCTCAACGCGCTGCTGGCGTCGGCGTGGCTGTCGGCAGGTCGACAACAACTGGCTGAGGCACGTCGACTAGCTAGAAGGGCCGTCGAATTCACCTGTGCTCACGGCCAACTCGCACGCGAGGTGTTGTGTCTGCAGACTCTGGTTCAATTCGACGACTCCACCGTCGCAGAGCGGTTGGCTGAGCTGGCGACGGTGGTCGACGGCCCGAGGGCACCGTTGACGGCCCGGTACGCACGTGCTCTCGGCGACGACGACGCTGTCCAATTGGAAACCGTCTCCACCGAATTCGAGGAAATCGGCGATCTGCTCACTGCCGCCGACGTTGCCGCGCAGGCGGCCTCGGCGCACCGCCGCGCAGGCCGGGTGGGCAGTGCGCTGACCGCCGCGGGTCGGGCCGCAACACTGGCCACCCGCTGCGGCAATGCCATTAGCCCGGCTTTGCGGGCGGCTACCATCACGCTGCCCTTCACCCGGCGTGAGCACGAGGTCGCGATCCTGGTGGCGCAGGGCATGAGCAACCGCGAGATCGCCGAGGCGGTGTCTCTGTCGGTGCGCACCGTCGAGGGCCACATCTACCGGGCCAGCTGCAAGGCTGGAGTGGTGACGCGCGCCGAACTCGCCTCTGTGATCAATCGCTCTGTGTGTGCACCTGTTTCGGCGATCTAG
- a CDS encoding TNT domain-containing protein has translation MSAALYIGRTGALAAALGMGAVIAVSPAAAYADDTSSPESSASSNSTGSNTSETSETSESSKETTKAQDEAQHKTQDKVESVEDEEPEADDAKAEDAPEDEPEPESEAIDEGEPKAEAEVETEPETKAEPAAKRSPKNGSPRAAQAAERVSTWQTFTGTPANAVPRAVLATPDLGSFVAYFISDGTATRPNAGVWIGNGFSYTAATCNQGLECTGGNGGSLFGNGGNGFNGGSGGRAGMVGDGGDGGAGLSGINAGNGGNGGRAGLIGDGGSGGASDRYTAAAVGGTGGRGGLLVGNGGNGGQSSTGADGADGGNGGYFFGDGGRGGTGGPGTVLCDNAEQICSIHSFGGAGGSGGQGGLFGGADGATGAAPLPVTSPLFVGYDPKWFTGVYDWGGAPGDLYPNESNPNKPYAIPGTVVPHVTLPAGTELSRFGYTTGGYLSGPDAHIAQLSLTPSSAVLPHFEYVVADPTKLPLGWSIEQSQVAPWFGQPGGGMQYRILMPNGNNGTVQGLLDSGYLAVK, from the coding sequence ATGAGCGCAGCGCTGTACATCGGTCGGACTGGCGCGCTGGCAGCAGCGCTGGGCATGGGGGCCGTGATCGCGGTGTCTCCTGCCGCCGCCTACGCCGACGACACGAGCTCCCCGGAATCCTCGGCCTCTTCGAACAGCACCGGGTCGAACACCTCGGAGACCTCGGAGACATCAGAGTCGTCGAAGGAGACGACCAAGGCTCAAGACGAGGCCCAACACAAGACCCAGGACAAGGTCGAGTCCGTTGAGGACGAAGAGCCTGAGGCCGACGACGCCAAGGCTGAAGACGCACCCGAGGACGAGCCGGAGCCCGAATCCGAGGCCATCGATGAGGGTGAGCCGAAGGCAGAGGCTGAGGTAGAAACCGAGCCCGAGACCAAGGCTGAGCCCGCCGCGAAGCGGTCGCCGAAGAACGGCAGTCCGCGTGCCGCCCAGGCCGCCGAGCGGGTGTCGACCTGGCAGACCTTCACCGGAACCCCCGCCAATGCGGTTCCCCGTGCTGTCCTGGCGACCCCGGACCTCGGCTCGTTCGTGGCGTACTTCATCTCCGACGGCACCGCGACGCGTCCCAACGCCGGCGTCTGGATCGGCAATGGGTTCAGCTACACCGCTGCCACGTGCAACCAGGGCCTCGAGTGCACGGGCGGCAACGGCGGCTCTCTGTTCGGCAACGGCGGCAACGGGTTCAACGGGGGTAGCGGCGGCCGGGCAGGCATGGTCGGTGACGGCGGCGACGGCGGTGCGGGGCTGTCAGGCATCAACGCCGGCAACGGTGGAAACGGCGGCCGGGCCGGGCTGATCGGTGACGGCGGCAGCGGTGGTGCCTCGGATCGGTACACCGCCGCAGCGGTGGGCGGCACCGGCGGCCGCGGTGGGCTGTTGGTCGGCAACGGGGGCAACGGTGGCCAGTCCTCGACCGGCGCTGACGGAGCTGACGGCGGCAATGGTGGGTATTTCTTCGGCGATGGTGGTCGTGGTGGAACAGGTGGACCGGGAACCGTCTTGTGCGACAACGCCGAACAGATCTGCAGCATCCATTCCTTCGGCGGGGCAGGAGGTAGCGGCGGTCAGGGTGGGCTGTTCGGGGGTGCCGACGGCGCCACCGGCGCTGCGCCTCTGCCGGTCACGTCGCCACTGTTCGTCGGGTACGACCCGAAGTGGTTCACCGGGGTCTACGACTGGGGTGGTGCACCCGGCGACCTGTATCCCAACGAGAGCAATCCGAACAAGCCGTACGCGATTCCCGGTACCGTCGTGCCCCACGTCACTCTGCCCGCTGGAACCGAGCTGAGTCGATTCGGCTACACCACCGGTGGATACCTGTCCGGGCCCGACGCACACATCGCGCAGCTGTCGTTGACCCCGAGCAGCGCGGTGCTGCCGCACTTCGAGTACGTCGTCGCCGACCCCACGAAGCTCCCCTTGGGCTGGAGCATCGAGCAATCGCAAGTGGCGCCATGGTTCGGGCAACCGGGGGGCGGTATGCAATACCGGATCCTGATGCCCAACGGCAACAACGGCACGGTGCAGGGACTACTGGACTCCGGCTACCTGGCCGTCAAGTGA